The following DNA comes from Bacteroidetes bacterium SB0662_bin_6.
GACCCGTTCTTCGTCGCCTCGGGACTTCCGCTCAACGGTTCGTACACCTTTGACCGATTCATAGAAGGCGATTGTAACCAGTTCGCCCGTAGCGTGGCCCTGGCCATCGCACAGCAGCCCCGTCATACGACCTTTAACCCGTTACTGATTTACGGGGGCGTCGGGTTAGGAAAAACACACCTGGTTCAGGCCATCGGCAATCATGTCCGTAAGCACAGCAACTACAAGGTCCTCTATACGTCGAGTGATTATTTCACCTCGGACTATATGCAATCGCTCCGGACAAACCGGAGCAACGAATTTGTCGCGTTCTACAGTGAAATAGACCTGTTAATCATCGACGACATCCAGTTCTTCAGCGATCAGGAAAAAACGCAGGAAGGCCTCTTCCACATCTTCAATATCCTGTACCAGGCCGGCAAACAGATCGTCTTTTCGACGGACCGGGCTCCGCAGGAAATGGCCGGCATGGCCGACCGGCTGCTCTCGCGGTTTCAGGGAGGACTGGTCGCCGATCTCCAGCAACCCGAGCTGGAAACACGCATCGCCATTCTGAATCGCAAAGCCAATGACCAGGGTATCTCCATCCCTTACGCATTCATCGAATTCATTGCACACCATGTCAAGAACAATGTCCGCGAGTTGGAGAGCGCTCTGATACGGCTATTGGCGCACGCCACGTTGCACCGGCGTGAAATAGATATCCCGCTCATTCGGGAAGTGCTGGGCGAACTGCTCATCGACACGCATGCAAAACCGGCGGTGGAAGAAATCCGCCGCATCACCTGCGAATACCTTGGAGTCTCTGAGGACCTGGTGCTTGGCCGGGGGCGAAAACGCGAGATTGTGCAGGCACGTCATGTAGGTATGTACTTCAGCAAACAATTGACGGGGCATTCTCTCGCAACGATAGGCAGGTATTTCGGCGGCAAGGATCATTCTACCGTGATTCATGCCTGCCGGGGGGTCGAGAATCACATGGAGACAGACCCGAATTTCCGGGAAACCCTCAAACGAATCCGTCGGGAAATTGAGATACGTCATCGGTGATTCTTTCGCCCGCGCATTGCTATCTTAGTAACCCGGACATGGCTATTTTGCTAACCGTAGTGCTGCAAACCATCGCATACCTGCCACCCGAGGGAGCGATACA
Coding sequences within:
- the dnaA gene encoding chromosomal replication initiator protein DnaA, whose amino-acid sequence is MHIGRTTPSGGFFDDMAIVSDSVKQDDQKASAYPPGSAKKQPASVPEAEPFSEPAAPDYLLHAAPGASESSDPFFVASGLPLNGSYTFDRFIEGDCNQFARSVALAIAQQPRHTTFNPLLIYGGVGLGKTHLVQAIGNHVRKHSNYKVLYTSSDYFTSDYMQSLRTNRSNEFVAFYSEIDLLIIDDIQFFSDQEKTQEGLFHIFNILYQAGKQIVFSTDRAPQEMAGMADRLLSRFQGGLVADLQQPELETRIAILNRKANDQGISIPYAFIEFIAHHVKNNVRELESALIRLLAHATLHRREIDIPLIREVLGELLIDTHAKPAVEEIRRITCEYLGVSEDLVLGRGRKREIVQARHVGMYFSKQLTGHSLATIGRYFGGKDHSTVIHACRGVENHMETDPNFRETLKRIRREIEIRHR